In a single window of the Populus alba chromosome 16, ASM523922v2, whole genome shotgun sequence genome:
- the LOC118038424 gene encoding probable aspartyl protease At4g16563, protein MASSLLLFLLSFLILITSSKSTPTTITIPLSAPSFTELIVSSKNPLGSLSHLASLSLSRAHHIKSPKTNFSLIKTPLFPRSYGGYSISLNFGTPPQTAKFVMDTGSSLVWFPCTSRYLCSECNFPNIKKTGIPTFLPKLSSSSKRIGCKNPRCSTFFGPEIQSKCQECDSTAQNCTQTCPPYVIQYGSGSTAGLLLSETLDFPEKKTIPDFLVGCSIFSIRQPEGIAGFGRSPESLPSQLGLKKFSYCLVSHAFDDTPTSSDLVLDTGSGSGVNKTAGLSHTPFLKNPTAAFRDYYYVLLRNIVIGDTHVKVPYKFLVPGSDGNGGTIVDSGTTFTFMENPVYELVAKEFEKQMANYSVATEIQNLTGLRPCYNISGEESVSVPDLIFQFKGGAKMALPLTNYFSFVDSEVICLTIVSDKVVGPGIGGGPAIILGNYQQRNFYVEFDLENEKFGFKQQICA, encoded by the coding sequence ATGGcttcttctctgcttctctttctcctctcttttcttatcTTAATCACTTCATCAAAATCAACACCAACAACCATCACCATCCCTCTATCAGCTCCCAGCTTCACCGAACTGATTGTGTCCTCAAAAAACCCATTGGGTTCACTCAGTCACCTCGCTTCTCTATCGCTCTCAAGAGCCCACCACATCAAGTCGCCAAAAACCAATTTTTCTCTCATCAAGACCCCTCTTTTTCCACGTAGCTATGGTGGCTACTCAATATCTCTCAACTTTGGTACTCCTCCGCAGACAGCCAAATTTGTCATGGACACTGGTTCTAGTCTTGTTTGGTTTCCTTGTACCTCTCGCTATCTTTGCTCAGAATGTAACTttccaaacattaaaaaaacaggaATCCCAACATTTTTACCAAAACTATCATCCTCTTCAAAGCGTATTGGTTGCAAGAATCCCAGATGCTCTACGTTTTTTGGCCCCGAGATTCAGTCCAAATGCCAAGAATGTGACTCCACTGCCCAAAACTGCACTCAAACTTGCCCACCTTATGTAATCCAATATGGTTCAGGCTCCACAGCTGGACTTCTACTATCTGAAACTCTCGATTTCCCAGAAAAGAAAACCATACCCGATTTTCTTGTCGGGTGCTCCATTTTCTCCATCAGACAACCCGAAGGGATTGCCGGTTTCGGTCGGAGCCCCGAATCACTCCCTTCACAATTGGGTCTCAAGAAATTCTCTTACTGTTTAGTATCTCACGCTTTTGATGACACTCCAACAAGCAGTGACCTTGTTTTGGATACCGGGTCGGGTTCGGGTGTTAACAAGACCGCAGGGCTTAGCCACACACCCTTTCTGAAGAATCCAACCGCTGCATTTCGAGATTATTACTATGTATTGCTGCGTAACATTGTAATAGGGGACACACATGTTAAGGTGCCGTACAAGTTTTTGGTGCCAGGATCAGATGGAAATGGAGGCACTATTGTGGACTCAGGAACAACATTCACATTCATGGAGAACCCAGTTTATGAGTTGGTGGCTAAAGAATTTGAGAAGCAAATGGCCAATTATTCAGTAGCCACCGAGATTCAAAATCTGACCGGTTTAAGGCCTTGTTACAATATTTCTGGTGAGGAATCAGTTTCTGTCCCGGATTTGATTTTTCAGTTCAAGGGTGGTGCTAAGATGGCATTACCtttgacaaattatttttcatttgttgattCGGAAGTTATATGCTTGACAATCGTGAGTGACAAAGTAGTTGGTCCGGGAATTGGAGGTGGACCGGCCATTATTTTGGGGAATTATCAGCAGAGGAATTTTTATGTGGAGTTTGATTTGGAGAATGAGAAATTTGGGTTTAAGCAACAGATTTGTGCATGA